The following proteins come from a genomic window of Bradyrhizobium paxllaeri:
- the otsB gene encoding trehalose-phosphatase — protein MNEDLLEMPLEEDIVREDDAAPETVPVPRSLVPHLSETAVLLDIDGTLLDLMPTPREVWVPPGLVKTLNRLLVRTNGALALVSGRSLNDIDLIFAPDQFPAVGGHGAEMRIEPDSESVDAHAPPLDKELKRRLAAIAKLSPGILLEDKGYSLALHYRLAPHAEKAIYAAVSLIRADLPNAPIEVLPGKCVCEIKHSGFTKASGVRELMTREPFKGRRPFFIGDDVTDETVFAIMPDLDGLAFSVGRRAKGVAGHFDAPSDVREFLTHLLDDERDAALP, from the coding sequence ATGAACGAGGATCTGCTGGAAATGCCGTTGGAAGAAGATATTGTCCGCGAAGACGACGCCGCGCCGGAAACCGTTCCGGTGCCGCGCTCGCTGGTGCCGCATCTGAGCGAGACCGCCGTTCTGCTCGACATCGACGGCACGCTGCTCGATCTGATGCCGACGCCGCGTGAAGTCTGGGTGCCGCCGGGGCTGGTGAAGACGCTGAACCGCCTGCTTGTGCGAACCAATGGCGCGCTGGCGCTGGTCTCAGGACGCTCGCTCAACGACATCGATCTGATTTTCGCGCCGGATCAATTCCCGGCCGTCGGCGGCCACGGTGCCGAGATGAGGATCGAGCCGGATAGCGAGTCAGTGGACGCCCATGCGCCGCCACTGGACAAGGAATTGAAGCGGCGGCTGGCCGCGATTGCAAAACTCAGCCCTGGAATATTGCTGGAAGACAAGGGTTATTCGCTGGCACTGCATTACCGCCTCGCGCCGCACGCCGAGAAGGCGATCTATGCGGCGGTGTCGCTGATCAGGGCGGACCTGCCCAACGCGCCGATCGAGGTGCTGCCCGGCAAATGCGTTTGCGAGATCAAGCATTCCGGCTTCACCAAGGCGAGCGGCGTGCGCGAATTGATGACGCGCGAGCCGTTCAAGGGCCGCCGTCCGTTCTTCATCGGCGACGACGTCACCGACGAAACGGTATTTGCGATCATGCCTGATCTCGATGGCCTCGCTTTTTCCGTCGGCCGCCGTGCCAAAGGCGTTGCGGGACATTTCGATGCGCCGAGCGATGTCAGGGAATTCCTTACACACCTGCTTGATGACGAAAGGGACGCAGCGCTGCCATAA